TCCAACGCCGTCGTTGAATCGTCTGCACGATTTCGACCGTGGGATACTCGTTAGCACTATCTCTGGACATACCTCCAGCACTACCTCCTAGGTTGCCTGGGGTGTCCGATCAAAATGGGGGCTACCTCAGTGGGGCGGTTGGGTGCGCGCGAAGGGGTTAGTTGAGTACTAGGTTAGCAGTGGAAGTGAAAGGCCTCTTTCGAGGCCTGTGAGCGCGGTTAGTTGTACTTATTTCCCGCTTTTGTTCTTTGTGGGATCCGTAATTACGTAGCCTTGGCCCGCTTTGGGCGTTGGGGGCATCGGTTCGCCCTTTACGATTGTACGTTCTTCCCCCGTTTTTCCGCCCCTAGGACCGACGATTTCATATTGTCCGGACCGCGGACACTTTTCTCCGGGCTTCTTTGCATTGCTCATAGTAACTCCACATGCGCTCACAATGTAATAGATAACCAGTTACTTTTAAAAGTCAATATTAGCATGATCCTGCCACACAAAAGTGGACCACCAGTTAAGCCACTTTTCGTGACGAGATGCTTTTCGAATTCGGCGGGCGACATCCAGCCATTTGAGGCATGTCTTCGCCTTCGGTTGTAGTAGGCCTCGATGTATTGAAACAACGCCAGTTCCGTCTCAAGACGGTCTGAAAACCGCCGATGTCGGATGAATTGGGTCTTAAGGGTGTGGAAGAAGGATTCTGCCACGGCGTTGTCCCAGCAATTCCCTTTGCGGCTCATGCTCTGGACGCAGCCATGCCGTTTCAGGTCCGCTCGAAAATCGTAGCTGGCGAACTGAATGCCCCTGTCGCTGTGGACCAGAAGGCCGGGTGACGGCTTCCTTCGCGCAAGGGCCTTGTGAAAAGCCCTGATGGCCGAATGTCTTTCGAGCGAATCGCTCAAGTCCCACCCAATGATAATGCGCGAGAACAGGTCGATGAAAACCGTGAGATAATGCCATTTCCGGCCGACCTTGAGATAGGTGATATCTGTGACCCAAGCGGTGTTGGGGGCGGATACCGTGAAGTCTCGATTGAGCAGGTTGGGAGCAATCGGTTCGGCATGCTTCGAGTCCGTCGTCACGACGAATCGGCGAGAGGTCTGGCAGCGCAATCCGAGCTGCCGCATGTGCCGAGCACCCCGCTGCCGACTTACATGCCGAAATTCGGTCTCCGCACGCAGATCGGCAGTGATCATGGGGCTGCCGACGCATCCCGAATGCTCTTCGTAGAGTTGGAAAATTCGATGACGCAGCCGTGTCGTCTCGGCGGTCCGCCGTGACGGCCTGCGGCCTATCCATGCCATAATATCCGTTTTGGGAAACCTTGAGCGCGTGGCACATCCTCTTCATCGAAAACTGCGAGCGGTGGTCCCTGATGAAACAGAATTTCATTTCGGTGCCTTGCTGAAGATGGCCAATGCTTTTTTAATATATCCCGGTCTAGTTCCCGAATCCTGTGCTGCTCATCCGTGAGGGCCTCTTTGCCCTGGGCCGGAAATCCGATGTGCCCTTGTCCGAGCATCTCGCGCCGCCAGTGATAGATGAGATCTACTCCAATCCCGAGGCTCTGCGCAACCTCGGACGCCGCCCGTCCCGATTCTTCGACCATCTGAACGGCATTCCACTTGAACTCCGCATCGTACGTCCTGCGATTCCTGCTCATCCACTTCCCCTGTTTGTTCGTCAGGATAGTGGCTTAACTCCGTTTCCACAACTCCGTAGCAGGATCAGCTTGGCATGTCTGGCAATTAAAGACCGCATCAGGCGAGTAGAGAGGTGATCCCCGCCAATCCGAAGTGGATGACCATACATCGATGACCCACTGGACGCACTTCAAAGGAAATTGAAGTCGCTCCGATCTGTCCTGTCTGCCCATCCACTCCGAATTGGGGTTCGAGAAAAGCCCCGCAGTGGGGCTACTTCAGCTACATCTTCGGCTGGACGTCGGTGACTCCGGCCAGGTGGGGGCGGTTGGGTTCCATTTCGGCGAGGGGCTGCACTTCCTTGATTGACCGCGCAGAACGGCCAGCCAGAGCCTGATATTCCTGAATGTTCAGCCCGTGCCAGTGCATATCCCTGTCCGTCACCTGTCGAAGCTCCTTCGCCGGGGAACCCACCAGCAACTGACGGGACGCGCCCTTGAAGCCCGCTTTGACAAAGCTCATGGCAGCAACGATGCTTTCCTCTCCGATCTCCGCGCCATCCATCACCACGGAATTCATGCCGACAAGGCAATTCCGCCTGATGACGCAGCCGTGCAGAATCGCACCATGTCCAACGGACACGTTCTCCTCGACAATGGTGTCCACGTCGCAATAGCCGTGCATGATGCAGCCGTCCTGCACATTGGATCCCTGCTTCACGATCAGGCGGCCGTAGTCGCCGCGCAAGGACGCACAGGGGCCGATGTAGACATCCGCGCCAACGATGACATCGCCGATCAGTACGGCGGTCGGGTGGACGTAGGCCGTGGGATGGACAACCGGAACCAATCCTTCAAATTCATAACAAGGCATTTCTTTTGTCCTCTGGGGCGTTAAATCGTGTTGGGGGCAGATGCTACCTGCCCGTACGGGCGTTCGAGTTTCATTCTCGGAGCGCGGTCAGGTTTTCATAATCACGGTTAAATTTCAATCATGATTATACTTGTGACGATTCGAAACTCGGGTGCGTCAAGAGTCTCGTTCGACGGCGTGCTGGTGGGCGCCTTCCGGATGATGGCGCATGGACGTGGAGTGCTGTCTGACAATCATCCCCATAGTTGAAAGCGCGCGGGGGAAGTGCCCGCAAAGCGAAAGTATGCTGATACGGTGTGCTCTTCCGCGCCGCGCCACGAAATGAGGGCAAGTCCCCGACGAACGAATAGACGACGCGATTGACCTGAATAGCGCTCGACCGGCTAGGACTGATGCGAGATGTCATGCAAGGGCACTGACTTGACAGATTCGACTGATAGGCCCATGTGTTTCAAACGATACGCTTGTATTGATGCGTCTACGTATCTGAAACCCGGGTGATAGTATGAGTGGACAAGGGACGAGGCTTTGTGTTGCTGTGATGTTGATGGCTTTGCTGTCCGGTTGCGCTACCATGCGCAACAACTATGTTCCTCATAGCGTCAATCGGGACTGGCCGCTCACGAATCAGGAAAGAACAGTCTGGATTGGCGAGAGCGTGCTTCTGCATGAGCGGGGACTGATGGTCAAGCATCTTCATGTGCTCGAGACCTGTGGTGGTGTGGCATACGTCATCCCCGAGGGGTTCTACAAGCAGGTGGGGTACGATTCGCGTAGAACGTATTTCAGTTCATCTGGAGTCAACACGAAGGTGTCGAGGAACCCGGCCGCAGATCCCATCAGTGGTCTGTCCATCCGCAACGACGTGCCCGGCGAGATTGATGTGGTTACGGCACTCAACGCGGCGGTGTCCTATGATGCGCAGTATGAGGTTGAGGATCGTGCGTGCTTCACCTCGGAATTCAGGAAGATGCAGCTTATCTATACGGGGCGCGTGGGCGATCGTCTCCGCTTTTCGTATGTCGAGACATGGGGAAGCGAGAGGTCGGTCATGAATCACGACGTGGAGTATGATCTGAGCGCCTCGCGGACCTTTGGGTACAAGGGCGCGCGCGTTGAGGTACTGGTCGCCACCAACGAGCAGATCACCTACAAGGTGCTTAAGAATTTCACCAGTCGCGAGGACTGATCGCGCGACGGGCGGGCCGTTGGCGTGGGGAACTGCCCCGCGCCAATGCAAAAGGCTGCGCATGACCGGAAGGTCATGCGCAGCCTTTTGTCGTTTCAGGATCAGTCAGGCTCAGGAGCCGCTGTTGCGTCCCTTGCGGGAGGTCTGGAAGCCGTTGGGACAGCTTTGGGCGGCGGTGGAGTCGAACT
The sequence above is drawn from the Desulfobaculum xiamenense genome and encodes:
- the caiE gene encoding carnitine operon protein CaiE; the encoded protein is MPCYEFEGLVPVVHPTAYVHPTAVLIGDVIVGADVYIGPCASLRGDYGRLIVKQGSNVQDGCIMHGYCDVDTIVEENVSVGHGAILHGCVIRRNCLVGMNSVVMDGAEIGEESIVAAMSFVKAGFKGASRQLLVGSPAKELRQVTDRDMHWHGLNIQEYQALAGRSARSIKEVQPLAEMEPNRPHLAGVTDVQPKM